One Candida dubliniensis CD36 chromosome 1, complete sequence genomic region harbors:
- a CDS encoding PRY-like, SCP-like extracellular protein, putative (Similar to C. albicans RBE1): MKISNTLFNIAALLAVTEAATITKFFTASTQTIFVTQTSQTVMATKSFVETVYSAPPKQLTSKTQDSTASTTSSVNLPTSSSATSYVETTTPGQSSSTLTTSTISSSTASDDSDSTPTADVEFAEEILKEHNRKRALHGVPELSWSNKLAEYAQNYANTGFDCNNLNLKHSSGPYGENLAAGYMGGDSPVDAWYDEISMVNWNNIDFTESTGHFTQLVWRSTTQVGCAKMMCNTAWRQITVCEYLPRGNVIGLNVTSGHSYFVDNVLPPLK, translated from the coding sequence ATGAAGATATCAAATACTTTGTTTAATATTGCTGCATTGTTAGCAGTTACAGAAGCTGCCACTATCACCAAGTTCTTTACGGCCTCAACCCAAACTATTTTTGTTACCCAAACTAGTCAAACTGTTATGGCAACCAAATCATTTGTTGAAACAGTTTATTCAGCTCCACCAAAACAACTCACTAGTAAAACTCAAGATTCTACTGCCTCAACTACTAGTTCCGTTAATTTACCTACCAGTAGTTCGGCCACCTCATATGTCGAAACTACAACTCCAGGTCAATCGTCGTCTACATTGACAACTTCCACTATTTCTTCATCTACTGCTAGTGATGATTCAGATTCTACACCTACTGCCGATGTTGAATTTGCTGAGgaaattttgaaagaaCATAATCGTAAGAGAGCACTCCACGGTGTACCTGAACTTAGTTGGAGTAACAAATTAGCTGAATACGCTCAAAATTACGCCAACACCGGATTCGATTGCAACAATCTTAATTTGAAACATTCTTCTGGTCCATACGGTGAAAACTTGGCTGCTGGTTATATGGGTGGAGATAGCCCTGTTGATGCTTGGTATGATGAAATTTCCATGGTTAATTGGAACAATATCGATTTCACTGAATCCACCGGACATTTCACCCAACTTGTATGGCGTAGTACCACTCAAGTGGGTTGTGCTAAAATGATGTGTAACACTGCTTGGAGACAAATTACTGTTTGTGAATACTTACCTCGTGGTAATGTCATTGGTTTGAATGTCACTTCCGGACACTCATACTTTGTTGATAACGTCTTGCCACCATTGAAGTAA
- a CDS encoding 60S ribosomal protein L4 (Similar to S. cerevisiae RPL4B;~Similar to S. cerevisiae RPL4A;~Similar to C. albicans RPL4), whose amino-acid sequence MSSRPQVSVISVKGEQGSSQLPLPAVFAAPVRPDLVHSVFVRVNKNKRQAYAVAENAGHQTSAESWGTGRAVARIPRVGGGGTHRSGQAAFGNMCRGGRMFAPTKTWRRWNVKVNHNEKRYATASAIAASAVTSLVLARGHRVEQVKELPLVVSNEFESVTKTKDAVAVLKAIGAHKDVVKVIKSKKLRAGKGKLRGRRFTQRRGPLVVYAQDNGIVKALRNVPGVETASVKHLGLLQLAPGAHLGRFIIWTQGAFESLDSVYGSDSTKSIKSGYTLPSNIISNTDVTRLINSAEVQAVVRPAGEKTQKKSHVLKKNPLKNKQVLLRLNPYAKAYAAEKLGSAKVEQAKTKPSKGQFADVLKN is encoded by the coding sequence ATGTCATCAAGACCACAAGTTTCTGTTATTTCCGTTAAAGGTGAACAAGGTTCATCCCAATTACCATTGCCAGCTGTTTTCGCTGCTCCAGTCAGACCAGACTTAGTCCACTCTGTCTTTGTTAGAGTTAACAAAAACAAGAGACAAGCTTACGCTGTCGCTGAAAATGCCGGTCACCAAACCTCTGCTGAATCATGGGGTACCGGTAGAGCTGTTGCTAGAATTCCAAgagttggtggtggtggtactCACCGTTCCGGTCAAGCTGCTTTTGGTAACATGTGTAGAGGTGGTCGTATGTTTGCTCCAACCAAGACTTGGAGAAGATGGAATGTCAAAGTCAACCATAACGAAAAACGTTATGCCACTGCTTCTGCCATTGCCGCTTCTGCTGTCACTTCTTTGGTTTTAGCTAGAGGTCACAGAGTTGAACAAGTTAAAGAATTACCATTGGTTGTCTCTAACGAATTCGAATCCGTCACCAAAACCAAGGATGCCGTTGCTGTTTTGAAAGCTATTGGTGCCCACAAAGATGTTGTCAAGGTCATCAAATCTAAGAAATTGAGAGCCGGTAAAGGTAAATTGAGAGGTAGAAGATTCACCCAAAGAAGAGGTCCATTGGTTGTTTACGCTCAAGACAACGGTATTGTTAAAGCCTTGAGAAACGTTCCAGGTGTTGAAACTGCTTCTGTCAAACACTTGGGTTTGTTGCAATTGGCTCCAGGTGCTCACTTGGGTAGATTTATCATCTGGACCCAAGGTGCCTTCGAATCATTAGACTCTGTCTACGGTTCCGATTCCaccaaatcaatcaaatccGGTTACACTTTACCATCTAACATCATTTCTAACACTGATGTTACCAGATTGATCAACTCTGCTGAAGTCCAAGCTGTTGTTAGACCAGCTGGTGAAAAGACTCAAAAGAAATCCCACGTCTTAAAGAAGAACCCATTGAAGAACAAACAAGTCTTGTTGAGATTGAACCCATACGCCAAGGCTTATGCTGCTGAAAAACTCGGTTCTGCCAAGGTTGAACAAGCCAAGACTAAACCATCTAAGGGTCAATTCGCTgatgttttgaaaaactaG